Part of the Sulfobacillus acidophilus DSM 10332 genome, AATGGATCCCGCCACACGGGAAGCGCGCTACCAACGATGGCAAGCCGCGGTCGACCGCGCGCGCGGGTGGGTCGGCCACGAATAAATCAAAATCACGGGAGGGGAAGAGGATGAAGAAGATTATGAATCACGTCGACCAGATGGTGGATGAAGCGCTCGACGGCATGGAAGCCGCATTTCCGCAATATCTCCGGCGGATTGTCGGTACCCATGTGCTCGTGCGCCGAACCCCCAAACCGGATGGACGCGTAGGCCTCGTATCGGGCGGAGGATCGGGTCATGAGCCCGCACACGGCGGCTATGTCGGGCGGGGCATGTTAGATGCGGCGGTGGCCGGCGAGGTATTTACCTCGCCGACGCCCGATCAGGTGCTAGAGGGCATTCGCGCCGCCCATCACGGCGCCGGCGTGTTACTCGTCATCAAAAACTATACGGGCGATGTCATGAACTTTGACATTGCTTGGGAGATGGCCGAGGCGGAAGGGATTCCCGTGGCCTCGGTCATCGTCAATGACGACGTGGCGGTTCAAGACTCGCTATATACGACCGGTCGGCGGGGAATTGCCGGGACCGTACTGGTGCATAAAATTGCCGGAGCCTTGGCGGAACGGGGCGGTTCGTTGGCAGAAGTCAAGCGCATCGCCGAGAAAGTCATTCAAAACGTGCGCTCCATGGGTTTTGCATTAACCCCGTGTACCGTGCCGGCGGTCGGGCGTCCAACTTTTGAGCTGGGCGACGACGAAATGGAGATGGGAATCGGCATTCATGGGGAGCCCGGCACTCACCGCCAACCGATTGTCCCCGCCAACGAGTTGGTTGACGAGTTATTACACCGTATTGAGGATGATTTGGGATTGGGCGAAGGGCAACATGTGATGGTACTGGTCAACGGAATGGGCGGTACGCCGATGATGGAATTGGCCATTATGGCGCGGCGCGTCGCCGAATGGGCGAAGGAGCGCCGGCATCGGTTGGAGGCCCAATGGGTGGGGGAATTTATGACGTCGTTGGACATGTCGGGCGCCTCCCTGACCGTTCTCCGATTGGATGAGGAATTAACCGACCTTTTACAGGATCCGGCCGATACGCCGGCTTTTCGGCAGGGGGGATTTCATGACCACTGAAACATTGCGTCACTTTTGGATTCGGTTTGCCGACCGGATCCAAGGGGCCCAAGACGAGTTGAACCGACTAGATGCGGCGATCGGCGATGCGGACCATGGTACCAACTTTGCCCGTGGATTAGCGCGGGTGAAAGCGTATTGCCAGGCATCCGAGGACGACTGGTCGGATGCGATCAAGGCCATTGGCATGGCGTTATTAAGTACGGTCGGGGGCGCCTCGGGCGCCCTTTGGGGTTCGGGGTTACTGCGGGTGGCGACTCGGCTCCCGCACGCCGCGGATGCCGATAAGGCGACGCTCACGGAGGCGATTGACGTATTCGTGACCGCTCTGAAAGAACGGGGGAAAGCCGAGCTCGGGGACAAAACGATGATGGATGTGTGGTTACCGGCTCGAGAGACGCTACATGAGCGGCTGGACGCAGGCGATAGCGGGTGGGAGGCCCTTCAATATGTGGCCCGGCATGCCCGCATCTGGGCCGAAGCGACCATTCCCTTGACGGCCAAAAAAGGGCGAGCCGCCTATTTAGGTCCGCGGAGTCAGGGGCATCTGGATCCCGGAGCCTTGTCATCCGCCATTTGGTGGGAATGCTGGCTGGAGGAGGGGGTCGCCCGATGACCGGTTTGCTGTTGGTTTCGCATCTGCAGGCGACAGCCGAGGGGGTCCGCCAACTGGTCAAGTCGCTCGCGGGCTTGGACAATGACCAGATTCTGGCGCTCGGCGGACATCCGGAACCGGGAATCGCTTATGACGATCTTTGTCATCAGTTACAGAGTTGGCAACAGGACCATGAGCTGACCGATATCATTGCGATCGGGGACTTAGGCAGCTCGTTATTTTTGCTGGAACAATGCCGGGACACGGAAATTCCCGGCCGATTGTGGGTTGTCGACGCCCCCTTTTTAGAAGGGGCGTTGGCGGCTGCGATGGCGATGAGCGTGGGTGAAGAGCCCCAGGCGATTTTCCAGGCGGCGGAAAACGCGTGGGAGATCCGAAAAAGATAGGATAAAATTGGGATTTTTGTTAAAATAATGAAGGTAACGATTGTGGGGTGAGGAGGAGGTTTAGGTGAGCCGAGTCAATAATGTCGGAACACCCGCTGCCGATGCCTGGCAGCGTCTCATTAACGAGGCGAATAGCCGAGGCCACCGGCTTATCACAGCGTTAAGGTCCCTCCAGAGCCGATGGGCCCGGCAATTAGGGACTCCCTACGAAATTCGGGATACCTACGGTGTGCGCGTGATCGCAGAGGGCGACCTACCTTCCCGGGCGTTGACTTATGTCCTGCCGCTTAGGCATGACGACCGGGTTTTCGCCTCCGTGATGACCCCTTCGCGGGTGGAACCGGTTACGAGTGCCGATTTTCATTGGTTAGCCTTGGAGTTGGCGTTGATCCTCACGGAGCTTCAGGAATGGGCCGAGACGGAAGCGGAGCGACGCGGCGAAAAGTTGCGGATGTTGGAAGAGCAGGGGCTTACCGCCGATGTATTGGAGCTTTTGACTCTTTGTGGGTTTCGTTCGGAGGGGCCTTTTGCCGTAGCGGGGGTACAATTGGCCAGCGGGCCACGATTTCAGGCCATGGAGGTGCTCCGGCGATACTGGATAGCTCACCGATGGCGTTATCAACAGGGATTCCCTTGGATTGCCTATCGTCCCAACGGGATGATGATTATCCAATTTGGCGAGTCGTCAGGGGAGATGACCCGTCGGCTTACGGTGGATCTGGTCGGCTGGCGGCGCTATCGCCCGGATCTCTCCGTAAGGGCTTATGTGGCGGAGGCTCGTACAGTGAACCAACTCCCCATGACCATTCGAGATGTCGAAACGATTTTGGACTTTGGCGAACGGTTTCACTTGACGGGATTATTGAATTCTCGTGTGGACCGTCAATGGGTGCGATTTTTAGTGGATTTGAAACCCGATCAGTTAGAAAAATTAGTGCGAGAAACGTTGGGGGCGTTATTGGATCCCGTCCATCACGAGCTGTTGGAAACCTTGGCCGGCTATCTCGACGCCAATCAGTCGTTGGCGGCGAAGGCCCAAAAACTCTATGTTCATCCAAATACGGTTTGGTATCGGGTGCGCCGGGCCGAGCAGCTGTTGGGAGTTCATCTCAAAGAGACGGAGCAACTGTCACGTATTTGGGTGGCCTTACAAGGTTATTATTTATTATCGGGGCGATGAGATGACATGGCGGTACCCGGCTGTGAAATCGGGCACCGCCTCGTCCGTTTAATCGTTCGGATGAATCAAGACTTTGGTGTACCCCTCAATCCGTTTATCAAACTTTTCATAGGCCAGAGGGGCATCCTCGAGGGAAATTTCATGAGAGACGACGAAGCTTGGGGTGGCTCGCCCGGCGATGATTAAGTCCCGTAAATAACGGTTATATTGCTTGACATTGCATTGTCCGGTGCCCATCTTGAGACCTTTTTCGAAAAACTTGCCGACAGGAAACGAAAGATATCCTTCCCGTGCCAACGGGTCCACACCTCCAGGGTCCGAGGGCACATAAAGGCCGGGCACCCCGAGCCCTCCGGTCGCCCGTACTACACGAACCATGGAGACGAGAACCGTGTTAGGCACTTCGCGGCCGGCTTGCGTGGCCTGATATCCTACGGCGTCAACCGCTCGATCCACGTAGGCGCCATGCCTCTGATCTAAAATCTGGTCGACGGCATCCGCTTGATCAAAGTTAATCGGGATCGTACCGATTTGACGAGCTTTTTCCAGCCGTTCGGGAACGCGGTCGACAACATACACTTCGGAGGCGCCCCGGAGCACGGCGCTATACGCTGCCATTAAGCCGACCGGCCCGCCGCCGAAAACAACCAGGGATTCGCCGGGTTGGAATCCGGACAAACTGACACCGTGCCACCCGGTGGGGAAAATATCGGCCAACAACGCGAAGTCCGATTCGTGTTCGCGGCCGGGGGGCAGACTGAGCGCATTAAAATCAGCCCAGGGCACCCGTAGATATTGGGCTTGCCCGCCGGGATAGGGGCCCATGGCGACATAACCGTAGGCGCCCCCGGCAAAACCGGGATTCACCTCAGTGCAAAAGGCCGTATAACCGGATTCACAATTTTGGCAATGGCCGCAGCCGATATTGAAGGGCATGACGACCCGATCGCCGACTTTTAACCGACTTACCGCGGATCCGGTTTCGACCACCACGCCCATATTTTCGTGACCAAAAATGATGCCCGGCTCGGCGGCCGTACGCCCCTCGTACATGTGCAAATCCGACCCGCAAATACAGGAGGTGGTGATTTTGACGATCACATCTGCCGGATGCTGAATCGTGGGTTCAGGAACCTCTTGGACGGCTACTTGAAACGGCCCTTGGTAGACAACCGCTTTCATTTCTCTTCCCCCTTCTTCGGACTGAACCGCGTATAGGCCTTACACCAATGGCGGGGCTTCAGGTCTAGGACCTTTGGCGGGAGTCGGAGAGCCGAAGCCCCGAATGTTGGGCCCCCATGTTTTCGTGGGGAGGGCCCACGACTCCTTGCCGAAGGAGGATTTTTAGGCCGGACTTGAAAATTGCCGAACGGTTCTTGGGGTGGAATTTAAATAGGCGGCATATCGGTTGGAACCGCGGCGGAGGAAGGCCCGGTCACATCGGTTTTAGGCGAGGAGGAGGGGGGTTGCAGAAGGGGGCCGACGCTTCGCAACATATCGGTGACTTCCGTCGGAATAAAGAGGAGCGTATTGCGATCGGACTTCACGGCTTCCAATAGCACATTCAACCCGCGTAGGCGAAAAGCGATGGGCGAGGTTTCATACACCTGGGCGGCTTTCAAAAATTCTTCGGCGGCGACGACTTCCGCTTCACCGTAAATCCGTCGGGCTTCTTTTTCCGCTTGGGCTTGGGCTTTACGGCTGAGGACATCCTGCAATGAACTGGGGATCTCGATATCGCGGATTTCGACGTTTTGCACTTCGACGCCCCATGACTGCGCTCGTTCGCGAATACTGGAGGCGATTTGTTCATCGATTTTTCGTTGGTCGCTTAATAGTTGTTCGAGATCACTCCGACTGACTACGTCGCGCAAGGTGGTCTGGGCCGCCAAATCAATCGTCGCACGATAATTTTGGACTTCCAGCGCAGCCTTGGTCACATCTTGTACTTTCCAAAACAACACGGCCAAGAGCGTGACCGGGACCTTGTCTTTCGATAGGGTTCCTTCGGTCCGAAATTCGGTGGTCGTGACACGCTTATCGATAATGAGGCCGCGTTGAATAAAGCGCCAGACGACGGTAAGACCTGCCCGCCGTACACCGGTAAACCGGCCCAAAGTGAAGAGCACCATTTCCTCCCATTGTCGGACGATGCGAATCGACGATAGCACGTATATCACGGCAAGCACAAAAATCACAAGAACAACCATGGGTGTTTCCCCTCTTTCCCAAACCGGATAGTCCAGGGTATTCTTCGTGAATAAGAAAAATCCTGTACGGAAATTTGGATAAGCCGAATATTTTTGTCGAATGAGGAGGACTTTTTACGTCATGGGCAAAATGAGCAGGAATGGGGTGTCCATCGGTCCGGGGAAAATGCTCCGATTGGCCCGGGAAGGAGGACCGGGAAGCCCTGATTCGGCATACGGCTTGGGGGTATCATCGTGCTGTGAGGTGATCAAGATGGATAACGCATTTGATTTGATCGTCATCGGTGGCGGGGGCGGAGGTTATCCGGCTGCCTTTCGGCTGGCCCGGGCCGGGCGTTCCGTGTTGTTGGTGGATGATAAAGGGAATTTGGGTGGCAACTGCCTTTATGAAGGGTGTGTCCCATCCAAAGCCGTGCGGGAATCGATCGCGTTATTTCAACATATTCAAGAGGCCGATCGTTTTGGTCTGCAGGTGGCGGGGGCCCACGCGGATTGGCGCGCCATCCGAGCCTATAAGGACGGGATTCAAACCCGACGGTATCGGCAACATACGGAAGAGATCGAAGCGACGCCCCGGTTGACGTTTATTCGCGGCCGAGCGCGGTTTTTGGATAGCCGCCGGGTCGAAGTCACCGATCATGATCGGGGCACTCAAACCGTGGTGACGGGGACCGATATCTTGATTGCCGCCGGCTCGGAAGCCAGCGCGCTGACGGTGCCCGGCTTCGAGCTGACCTGGAATCACCATCAGCTGTTTGCCTGGCAGGATACCGTGGAGTCCTTGCCTGACTCCGTTATTATTGTCGGAGCGGGGTATATCGGTCTGGAAGTGGCGTCCATGCTGGCCGATTTGGGCGTGAAGACGACCGTATTGGAAAAGGCCGATACCGTCTTACCCGGCATGGACCGGCAACTGGCGAGTGTACTGGCCGACATCCTTCACGACCGCATAACGATAATCACGGGTGTGACCGTTAACGCTATCGTCAAACTTCCGGGCGGTGGATATCAAGTGGAGGGCTTGGCTCAGGGAGCATCGGAGCCTCGGCGATGGCAAGCCGGGCAGGTGATTTCGGCGGTCGGGCGGCGTCCGTACCTGACGCCGGAATTGGGTTTGGACCAGGCCGGGGTCCACTATAGCCCAAAGGGAATTGTGGTCGATGCGATGATGCGCACGAACGTTCCCCATATTTGGGCGGCCGGGGACGTCACCGGGCAATCGATGCTGTTTCATGCGGCGGTGCGTATGAGTGAAGTGGCCGCCCACGCGATTCTTGATCCCGACGGCACGGCCGATCGGTTTCGTGCCGAGGAGATGCCGGCAACGGTGTTTACCCGGCCGGAGGCGATGTCCGTCGGGTGGACGCGGGAAATGGCCGAGCGATTCGGCGAGCCCGTGTTTGAAGTCGAACGGTCGATGGGCGTGGAAGCACGGGCGCAAATCGCCTTGAGCACGCCCGGCTTTTTAAAGATGGTCATTTCCCGGCAAACCGGGCAAATTCGGGGAATTCATGCGGTGGGTGTGGATGCGGCCGACTTGTCGGCCGTGGCGCATCTCATTGTGCGTTTAGGGTTGACGCCGCGGCAACTAGGGCAGATGACATTTCCTCACCCGACGCAATTTGAAATCTTTGACCGGTTGGCCCGTAATGTCTAACCGGGTTGTCAGAGATTTCCGGCAGTTGTCAGAAGGTGAGGTGGTATGATAAAACAAATCAAGTCTCTCGCGAATGGATGGGAAGGCAGACAATGGGCTACCTCGACCAACATTACAACTGGCTGGTGCTCTGGCACCCCGAAACCTTGGTGCTGGTGATCTTATTGACGGTACTCTATTTTCAGGTGACCAGTCCTGACGCTTTGGGGGCACGTTGGGGTTTTTCTCGCCCTTCGGCGGGACAAGTCCGGTTTTGGCTGGCGGCGATGCTGATGGACTACTTGGCCATGGGTTCGCCGCTGGCTACCGTCGCGGACGGCTATTTGTATGTCGGACATATGTTGCAAGTGACCATTTTGACCATGATCGTGCCTCCGCTCATTTGGGCGAGTCTGCCGGCGGACGTGATTGAGACTTTGCTCAACCGGCCCTGGGCGGCCCGGCTTTTCCGCATCTGGGGACATCCCTTGTTGGCCTTGGTCATTTTTAATGTGCTCACCTGGATTTGGGACTATCCGCCGATTTTGGACAAAACCCTGCAAGTGAGTGTGTTATTTGTGATCGGCAACTACATCATGTTAATTGCCGGACTATTTTTGTGGTGGCCGGTGATGGCGCCCCGGGCGCAGAACATCGGCGGTCGGCGCGGGTTTCGCGAACTATTGACACCGCCGGCGGGAGTGGCGATTAGCCCCGAGGCCCAAATGCTGTATCTTTTTTTCAACTTTGACCTGATGATGCCCCCGACCATTTTTATTGCCGATACCACCAAGCCCTTTTATGCGTTTTATGAGCGAGCGCCGCACGTCTTTGGTCTGGGCGCGCTGGCCGATCAGCAAACCGGCGCGTTGTTAATGGGTGTGGCCATGTTTTTGGCGTATGCGATTGCCTTTGGTGCGGCGTTTCGGCGATATGATTTCTCGTCCTGGTACGCTTAAAACAAACTTCGGGGCCCTTATCCCAGGCCCCGAAGTCGATGGAAATTATTCTTCAAACACGTACACGTCTTGAATGCCCGGCAAGGCACGAATGGCGTTGAGCAGCGCGGGAGGCGGCGAGGTGTCCAATGTCAGCACCATCAGCGCCCGATCGCCTTGGCGGGTTCGGCCCAAGTGTAAATCGCCGATGTTGATATCGTATTGACCCACTAAGGTGCCGACTTTGCCGACGACGCCGGGTGCATCTTGATGGCGGGTAATCAAGGCGCGTTCCGGCCAAGGGATTTCCATCGGGATGCCGGCCAACACTTTGAATACCGGTGTGCCTTGACGCAAGGTCAATACGGTTTCGGTATCCGGTTGCCCCTCCCAGCGGAGTTTGAGCGTAGGCTCCCCCGAATCGGCTCCGTCTTCTTCCACGAGTAACCGAATGCCTTGTTCCTCCGCCTTGATTAAGGCGTTGACAGTGTTGACCCGATCGTCGACCCGTTCTTGTAATACGGCGGCTAACACGGCTTGCCGCATCCAGGGGGCAACCGATCCGGCAATATCCCCACTTAAGGTGAGCACGAGGTGATGGCCGGGCACCGGATTTAAGGTGGCGAAAACTCGGCCGGCAACCTGGGCGGCATAATCCAACGCATGGAGTTGATCGTGTTCGATATCGGGGATCGGTACGTTGACGATATTGGGCGGGGTCAGTCCGTTGAGCGCGTCAATCACACCCCGGGCGGTCATTACGCCCACTTCGGCCAAGGCTTCATGGGTCGAACCGCCCAAGTGCGGGGTCATGACCACGTGGGGGAACTGGAAGAGTTTGAGGGTTTTGGGCGGCGGTTCGCTTGAGAACACGTCGAGGCCGGCGCCTTGAATATGGCCCGATTCCATGAGGGTCGCCAGCGCATCCTCATCAATTAAACCGCCACGGGCCGCGTTTATCACAACCGCGCCCCGCGGTAAGCGCGAAAGCAAATCGAGTCCCAGTTTAGGGCCCGATTTGGGGGTGTGGATGGTCAGAATGTCGATGTCCGGCAAGAGGGCTTCCAACGACGTGACCCGCGTCACGTTGTGGGCGCGGAAAATATCGTCGGTCAGGTAAGGATCGTAGGCGGTGACCGTCATCCGGAACCCGTGGGCAATCCGGGCGACGTTTCGTCCCACGCGACCTAACCCGATAATACCCAGACGTTTGCCGTAAAGCTC contains:
- a CDS encoding D-3-phosphoglycerate dehydrogenase (PFAM: D-isomer specific 2-hydroxyacid dehydrogenase, NAD binding domain; ACT domain; D-isomer specific 2-hydroxyacid dehydrogenase, catalytic domain~TIGRFAM: D-3-phosphoglycerate dehydrogenase~COGs: COG0111 Phosphoglycerate dehydrogenase and related dehydrogenase~InterPro IPR006236:IPR006139:IPR006140:IPR002912~KEGG: tro:trd_1777 D-3-phosphoglycerate dehydrogenase~PFAM: D-isomer specific 2-hydroxyacid dehydrogenase, NAD-binding; D-isomer specific 2-hydroxyacid dehydrogenase, catalytic region; Amino acid-binding ACT~PRIAM: Phosphoglycerate dehydrogenase~SPTR: D-3-phosphoglycerate dehydrogenase;~TIGRFAM: D-3-phosphoglycerate dehydrogenase), with product MKPYKILVTEALGPEGLAFLRQHAEVDAYDLLPPEDLPGLMDGYDAVIIRSAHRLTRDIMAGHPRLKVVARAGAGVDNVDLDAATELGLAVINAPGANAIAAAEHTFGLMLAVMRNILLGDQHVREGGWNRQAYLGQELYGKRLGIIGLGRVGRNVARIAHGFRMTVTAYDPYLTDDIFRAHNVTRVTSLEALLPDIDILTIHTPKSGPKLGLDLLSRLPRGAVVINAARGGLIDEDALATLMESGHIQGAGLDVFSSEPPPKTLKLFQFPHVVMTPHLGGSTHEALAEVGVMTARGVIDALNGLTPPNIVNVPIPDIEHDQLHALDYAAQVAGRVFATLNPVPGHHLVLTLSGDIAGSVAPWMRQAVLAAVLQERVDDRVNTVNALIKAEEQGIRLLVEEDGADSGEPTLKLRWEGQPDTETVLTLRQGTPVFKVLAGIPMEIPWPERALITRHQDAPGVVGKVGTLVGQYDINIGDLHLGRTRQGDRALMVLTLDTSPPPALLNAIRALPGIQDVYVFEE